Proteins co-encoded in one Bacteroidota bacterium genomic window:
- a CDS encoding SprB repeat-containing protein, translating into ATATNITCNGSSNGSVTATAAGGSPAFTYTWSTPGGSASAISGLTAGNYTVTITDSKGCTATSSASIISPPALSGLFTKGTANCNGCGCKEWIMVNASGGTNPYTYTWPDGYINRFKNKLCPGPYSINIKDKNGCSVNVSLTTP; encoded by the coding sequence TGCCACCGCAACAAATATAACCTGTAACGGTAGTAGCAATGGTTCCGTCACAGCCACAGCTGCAGGTGGCAGTCCCGCTTTCACTTACACCTGGTCGACACCCGGCGGATCTGCTTCAGCTATCTCGGGTTTAACAGCTGGTAATTACACTGTTACTATAACTGACAGTAAAGGATGTACTGCTACATCATCAGCTTCCATAATTTCACCGCCTGCCTTATCAGGTCTGTTCACCAAAGGTACCGCCAACTGTAATGGTTGCGGCTGTAAAGAATGGATAATGGTAAATGCTTCCGGGGGAACAAATCCATATACTTATACATGGCCGGATGGGTATATCAACCGATTTAAAAATAAACTGTGTCCGGGACCTTACAGCATTAATATTAAAGATAAAAACGGGTGTAGTGTAAACGTTAGTTTAACTACACCGTGA